A single genomic interval of Electrophorus electricus isolate fEleEle1 chromosome 2, fEleEle1.pri, whole genome shotgun sequence harbors:
- the ano5a gene encoding anoctamin-5 isoform X3, with amino-acid sequence MTRGIGKSREETLIEMSETGSPSEEENNGLYRQLDSGSPPHDKVDKQHQSKDSVYFRDGLRRIDFILSYVEDKDGERKEERRKIYEANLKNVGLQLELEDKSESEDGKTYFLKIHTPWDVLATYADVLKIKVPFKVNDVPDNHEAPASWLFTPLRLPDHVMHPEPDYFTSPFDKSKTDFFLIDDKETFFPPSTRNRIVYYILSRCTYNKDDKLNKDKRGIKRLLNNGTYTSAFPLHDCRYWTRSRDSSCESERYSLYRYWARFLRFYKEQPLNLIRRYYGEKIGIYFAWLGFYTEMLFYAAVVGLACFIYGAATYHDAVWTKEICDENIGGNIVMCPLCDKKCGYWKLNSTCNSTWQSHLFDNTATVFFAIFMGIWVTLFLEFWKRRQARLEYEWDLVDFEEEQQRLQLRPEYETKCTSKRLNRVTQEMEPYLPVTSKLARSCLSGATVLFWISLIIASIIGVIAYRLAVFAALASFMKDSPTNKLEVVGSLITPQLATSVTASCINFIIIMILNFLYERVAIWITDMEIPKTHVEYENKLTVKMFLFQFVNYYSSCFYVAFFKGKFVGYPGKYAYMFNEWSGLRNEECDPGGCLIELTTQLVIVMAGKQVWGNIQEALVPWLQNWWKSRSARSHPESLYSRWEQDYDLQNFSQFGLFYEYLEMVIQFGFITLFVASFPLAPLLALMNNILEVRVDAWKLTTQFRRPVAAKAHSIGAWDEILNMIAIFSVVTNAFIVAFTSDMIPRLVYLYAYHPGTELTMKGYINNSLSIFNISEIPFKNSPDPSENPPWFSSSVTTCRYRDYRYPPGHEHEYSHTMQFWHILAAKMAFIIIMEHVVFVVKFFVAWIIPDVPSDVKARVKRERYLIQEYLHNYEVEKLKLQLSQSGDQCICPEIASTVKHEVLSECLT; translated from the exons gtggATAAACAGCATCAGAGTAAAGACTCTGTATATTTCCGAGACGGTCTCCGGCGGATAGACTTCATCCTCTCATATGTTGAAGataaagatggagagagaaaagag gagagaaggaagatCTATGAGGCTAACCTAAAGAATGTGGGACTCCAGCTGGAGCTTGAAGACAAAtcg GAGTCTGAGGATGGAAAGACATATTTTCTTAAGATCCACACTCCATGGGACGTGCTAGCCACCTACGCTGATGTACTGAAGATTAAAGTGCCCTTTAAAGTCAATGATGTCCCAGACAACCACGAGGCTCCAGCTTCCTGGCTCTTCACTCCGTTGCGCTTGCCTGATCATGTCATGCACCCTGAGCCAGATTACTTCACCTCACCTTTTGACAAGAGCAAGACTGACTTTTTCCTCATTGATGATAAGGAGACATTTTTCCCTCCCTCTACACGCAACAGGATA GTCTACTACATCCTGTCCCGATGTACCTACAACAAGGATGACAAACTCAATAAAGACAAGCGGGGCATTAAGCGTCTGCTGAACAATGGAACCTACACTTCTGCCTTCCCTCTGCATGAC tgCAGGTACTGGACCAGGTCTCGGGACTCTagctgtgagagtgagagatatagCCTGTATCGCTACTGGGCCCGGTTCCTCCGTTTCTACAAGGAGCAGCCACTCAATCTCATCCG GAGATATTATGGAGAGAAGATCGGTATCTATTTTGCTTGGCTGGGCTTCTACACGGAGATGCTCTTCTATGCTGCTGTGGTGGGATTAGCCTGCTTCATCTATGGAGCTGCCACGTACCATGACGCCGTCTGGAC TAAAGAGATCTGTGATGAAAACATAGGTGGAAACATTGTCATGTGTCCACTCTGTGATAAAAAATGTGGCTATTGGAAACTGAACAGTACCTGCAATTCCACTTGG CAATCACACCTCTTTGACAACACAGCAACAGTATTCTTTGCTATATTTATGGGTATATGGG TGACCCTGTTCCTGGAGTTCTGGAAAAGGCGGCAGGCCAGGCTGGAGTATGAGTGGGACCTCGTGGACTTTGAGGAGGAACAGCAGCGTCTGCAACTCCGGCCTGAGTACGAGACTAAATGCACCAGCAAACGCCTCAACCGTGTCACCCAG GAGATGGAGCCTTACTTACCTGTAACAAGTAAGCTTGCTCGCTCCTGCCTGTCCGGGGCCACCGTCTTGTTCTGG ATCTCTTTAATCATAGCGAGTATCATTGGAGTGATAGCCTACCGGCTGGCCGTGTTCGCTGCGCTGGCCAGCTTCATGAAGGACAGCCCCACCAACAAGCTGGAGGTGGTGGGCTCACTCATCACCCCACAGCTAGCCACCTCTGTCACGGCCTCTTGCATcaacttcatcatcatcatgatacTCAATTTCTTATATGAGCGTGTGGCCATTTGGATCACAGACATGG AAATCCCTAAAACTCACGTGGAATATGAGAACAAGCTGACTGTCAAGATGTTCCTCTTCCAGTTTGTTAACTACTATTCCTCCTGCTTCTATGTGGCCTTTTTTAAGGGGAAGTTTGTGGGCTACCCCggaaaatatgcatacatgTTCAATGAATGGAGTGGCCTGAGAAATGAAGAG TGTGACCCTGGTGGCTGTCTAATTGAGCTGACCACTCAGCTGGTGATAGTGATGGCTGGTAAACAAGTGTGGGGGAACATTCAGGAGGCCCTGGTTCC ttGGCTTCAGAACTGGTGGAAAAGCAGGAGTGCTCGCAGTCACCCTGAGAGTCTGTACAGCCGTTGGGAGCAGGACTATGATCTGCAGAACTTTAGCCAGTTTGGCCTTTTCTATGAGTATTTGGAAATGG tGATCCAGTTTGGGTTCATCACACTGTTTGTTGCCTCCTTTCCACTGGCTCCTCTTTTGGCTCTGATGAATAATATTCTGGAGGTGCGTGTGGATGCATGGAAGTTGACCACCCAGTTCCGCAGGCCTGTAGCTGCGAAAGCCCACAGCATTGGAGCCTGGGATGAGATCCTCAACATGATCGCCATATTTTCTGTAGTTACCAAT GCTTTCATTGTGGCATTTACCTCCGACATGATTCCTCGGTTGGTGTATCTTTACGCATATCACCCAGGCACTGAGCTCACTATGAAAGGCTATATCAACAATAGCCTGTCCATCTTCAACATCTCAGAGATCCCTTTTAAAAACTCCCCTGATCCCAGTGAAAACCCTCCTTGGTTCAGCAGCTCTGTTACCACATGCAG GTATCGTGATTACCGCTACCCTCCAGGCCATGAGCATGAGTACTCCCACACCATGCAGTTCTGGCACATCCTGGCAGCCAAAATGGCCTTCATTATCATCATGGAG CACGTGGTGTTTGTGGTGAAGTTCTTTGTGGCTTGGATAATCCCGGATGTGCCATCGGACGTGAAGGCTCGTGTGAAGCGGGAGCGTTACCTCATCCAGGAGTACCTGCACAACTATGAGGTGGAGAAGCTGAAACTGCAGCTGAGTCAGAGCGGAGACCAGTGCATCTGTCCAGAAATAGCCTCCACTGTGAAACATGAAGTGCTGTCAGAGTGCCTGACCTAG
- the ano5a gene encoding anoctamin-5 isoform X4: MEEVDKQHQSKDSVYFRDGLRRIDFILSYVEDKDGERKEERRKIYEANLKNVGLQLELEDKSESEDGKTYFLKIHTPWDVLATYADVLKIKVPFKVNDVPDNHEAPASWLFTPLRLPDHVMHPEPDYFTSPFDKSKTDFFLIDDKETFFPPSTRNRIVYYILSRCTYNKDDKLNKDKRGIKRLLNNGTYTSAFPLHDCRYWTRSRDSSCESERYSLYRYWARFLRFYKEQPLNLIRRYYGEKIGIYFAWLGFYTEMLFYAAVVGLACFIYGAATYHDAVWTKEICDENIGGNIVMCPLCDKKCGYWKLNSTCNSTWQSHLFDNTATVFFAIFMGIWVTLFLEFWKRRQARLEYEWDLVDFEEEQQRLQLRPEYETKCTSKRLNRVTQEMEPYLPVTSKLARSCLSGATVLFWISLIIASIIGVIAYRLAVFAALASFMKDSPTNKLEVVGSLITPQLATSVTASCINFIIIMILNFLYERVAIWITDMEIPKTHVEYENKLTVKMFLFQFVNYYSSCFYVAFFKGKFVGYPGKYAYMFNEWSGLRNEECDPGGCLIELTTQLVIVMAGKQVWGNIQEALVPWLQNWWKSRSARSHPESLYSRWEQDYDLQNFSQFGLFYEYLEMVIQFGFITLFVASFPLAPLLALMNNILEVRVDAWKLTTQFRRPVAAKAHSIGAWDEILNMIAIFSVVTNAFIVAFTSDMIPRLVYLYAYHPGTELTMKGYINNSLSIFNISEIPFKNSPDPSENPPWFSSSVTTCRYRDYRYPPGHEHEYSHTMQFWHILAAKMAFIIIMEHVVFVVKFFVAWIIPDVPSDVKARVKRERYLIQEYLHNYEVEKLKLQLSQSGDQCICPEIASTVKHEVLSECLT, translated from the exons ATGGAGGAG gtggATAAACAGCATCAGAGTAAAGACTCTGTATATTTCCGAGACGGTCTCCGGCGGATAGACTTCATCCTCTCATATGTTGAAGataaagatggagagagaaaagag gagagaaggaagatCTATGAGGCTAACCTAAAGAATGTGGGACTCCAGCTGGAGCTTGAAGACAAAtcg GAGTCTGAGGATGGAAAGACATATTTTCTTAAGATCCACACTCCATGGGACGTGCTAGCCACCTACGCTGATGTACTGAAGATTAAAGTGCCCTTTAAAGTCAATGATGTCCCAGACAACCACGAGGCTCCAGCTTCCTGGCTCTTCACTCCGTTGCGCTTGCCTGATCATGTCATGCACCCTGAGCCAGATTACTTCACCTCACCTTTTGACAAGAGCAAGACTGACTTTTTCCTCATTGATGATAAGGAGACATTTTTCCCTCCCTCTACACGCAACAGGATA GTCTACTACATCCTGTCCCGATGTACCTACAACAAGGATGACAAACTCAATAAAGACAAGCGGGGCATTAAGCGTCTGCTGAACAATGGAACCTACACTTCTGCCTTCCCTCTGCATGAC tgCAGGTACTGGACCAGGTCTCGGGACTCTagctgtgagagtgagagatatagCCTGTATCGCTACTGGGCCCGGTTCCTCCGTTTCTACAAGGAGCAGCCACTCAATCTCATCCG GAGATATTATGGAGAGAAGATCGGTATCTATTTTGCTTGGCTGGGCTTCTACACGGAGATGCTCTTCTATGCTGCTGTGGTGGGATTAGCCTGCTTCATCTATGGAGCTGCCACGTACCATGACGCCGTCTGGAC TAAAGAGATCTGTGATGAAAACATAGGTGGAAACATTGTCATGTGTCCACTCTGTGATAAAAAATGTGGCTATTGGAAACTGAACAGTACCTGCAATTCCACTTGG CAATCACACCTCTTTGACAACACAGCAACAGTATTCTTTGCTATATTTATGGGTATATGGG TGACCCTGTTCCTGGAGTTCTGGAAAAGGCGGCAGGCCAGGCTGGAGTATGAGTGGGACCTCGTGGACTTTGAGGAGGAACAGCAGCGTCTGCAACTCCGGCCTGAGTACGAGACTAAATGCACCAGCAAACGCCTCAACCGTGTCACCCAG GAGATGGAGCCTTACTTACCTGTAACAAGTAAGCTTGCTCGCTCCTGCCTGTCCGGGGCCACCGTCTTGTTCTGG ATCTCTTTAATCATAGCGAGTATCATTGGAGTGATAGCCTACCGGCTGGCCGTGTTCGCTGCGCTGGCCAGCTTCATGAAGGACAGCCCCACCAACAAGCTGGAGGTGGTGGGCTCACTCATCACCCCACAGCTAGCCACCTCTGTCACGGCCTCTTGCATcaacttcatcatcatcatgatacTCAATTTCTTATATGAGCGTGTGGCCATTTGGATCACAGACATGG AAATCCCTAAAACTCACGTGGAATATGAGAACAAGCTGACTGTCAAGATGTTCCTCTTCCAGTTTGTTAACTACTATTCCTCCTGCTTCTATGTGGCCTTTTTTAAGGGGAAGTTTGTGGGCTACCCCggaaaatatgcatacatgTTCAATGAATGGAGTGGCCTGAGAAATGAAGAG TGTGACCCTGGTGGCTGTCTAATTGAGCTGACCACTCAGCTGGTGATAGTGATGGCTGGTAAACAAGTGTGGGGGAACATTCAGGAGGCCCTGGTTCC ttGGCTTCAGAACTGGTGGAAAAGCAGGAGTGCTCGCAGTCACCCTGAGAGTCTGTACAGCCGTTGGGAGCAGGACTATGATCTGCAGAACTTTAGCCAGTTTGGCCTTTTCTATGAGTATTTGGAAATGG tGATCCAGTTTGGGTTCATCACACTGTTTGTTGCCTCCTTTCCACTGGCTCCTCTTTTGGCTCTGATGAATAATATTCTGGAGGTGCGTGTGGATGCATGGAAGTTGACCACCCAGTTCCGCAGGCCTGTAGCTGCGAAAGCCCACAGCATTGGAGCCTGGGATGAGATCCTCAACATGATCGCCATATTTTCTGTAGTTACCAAT GCTTTCATTGTGGCATTTACCTCCGACATGATTCCTCGGTTGGTGTATCTTTACGCATATCACCCAGGCACTGAGCTCACTATGAAAGGCTATATCAACAATAGCCTGTCCATCTTCAACATCTCAGAGATCCCTTTTAAAAACTCCCCTGATCCCAGTGAAAACCCTCCTTGGTTCAGCAGCTCTGTTACCACATGCAG GTATCGTGATTACCGCTACCCTCCAGGCCATGAGCATGAGTACTCCCACACCATGCAGTTCTGGCACATCCTGGCAGCCAAAATGGCCTTCATTATCATCATGGAG CACGTGGTGTTTGTGGTGAAGTTCTTTGTGGCTTGGATAATCCCGGATGTGCCATCGGACGTGAAGGCTCGTGTGAAGCGGGAGCGTTACCTCATCCAGGAGTACCTGCACAACTATGAGGTGGAGAAGCTGAAACTGCAGCTGAGTCAGAGCGGAGACCAGTGCATCTGTCCAGAAATAGCCTCCACTGTGAAACATGAAGTGCTGTCAGAGTGCCTGACCTAG
- the ano5a gene encoding anoctamin-5 isoform X2 — protein MTRGIGKSREETLIEMSETGSPSEEENNGLYRQLDSGSPPHDKSSASLCSEYSGSLSKNSSLSSVCDQCEKEHTEPFQHLSSFSGVDKQHQSKDSVYFRDGLRRIDFILSYVEDKDGERKEERRKIYEANLKNVGLQLELEDKSESEDGKTYFLKIHTPWDVLATYADVLKIKVPFKVNDVPDNHEAPASWLFTPLRLPDHVMHPEPDYFTSPFDKSKTDFFLIDDKETFFPPSTRNRIVYYILSRCTYNKDDKLNKDKRGIKRLLNNGTYTSAFPLHDCRYWTRSRDSSCESERYSLYRYWARFLRFYKEQPLNLIRRYYGEKIGIYFAWLGFYTEMLFYAAVVGLACFIYGAATYHDAVWTKEICDENIGGNIVMCPLCDKKCGYWKLNSTCNSTWQSHLFDNTATVFFAIFMGIWVTLFLEFWKRRQARLEYEWDLVDFEEEQQRLQLRPEYETKCTSKRLNRVTQEMEPYLPVTSKLARSCLSGATVLFWISLIIASIIGVIAYRLAVFAALASFMKDSPTNKLEVVGSLITPQLATSVTASCINFIIIMILNFLYERVAIWITDMEIPKTHVEYENKLTVKMFLFQFVNYYSSCFYVAFFKGKFVGYPGKYAYMFNEWSGLRNEECDPGGCLIELTTQLVIVMAGKQVWGNIQEALVPWLQNWWKSRSARSHPESLYSRWEQDYDLQNFSQFGLFYEYLEMVIQFGFITLFVASFPLAPLLALMNNILEVRVDAWKLTTQFRRPVAAKAHSIGAWDEILNMIAIFSVVTNAFIVAFTSDMIPRLVYLYAYHPGTELTMKGYINNSLSIFNISEIPFKNSPDPSENPPWFSSSVTTCRYRDYRYPPGHEHEYSHTMQFWHILAAKMAFIIIMEHVVFVVKFFVAWIIPDVPSDVKARVKRERYLIQEYLHNYEVEKLKLQLSQSGDQCICPEIASTVKHEVLSECLT, from the exons gtggATAAACAGCATCAGAGTAAAGACTCTGTATATTTCCGAGACGGTCTCCGGCGGATAGACTTCATCCTCTCATATGTTGAAGataaagatggagagagaaaagag gagagaaggaagatCTATGAGGCTAACCTAAAGAATGTGGGACTCCAGCTGGAGCTTGAAGACAAAtcg GAGTCTGAGGATGGAAAGACATATTTTCTTAAGATCCACACTCCATGGGACGTGCTAGCCACCTACGCTGATGTACTGAAGATTAAAGTGCCCTTTAAAGTCAATGATGTCCCAGACAACCACGAGGCTCCAGCTTCCTGGCTCTTCACTCCGTTGCGCTTGCCTGATCATGTCATGCACCCTGAGCCAGATTACTTCACCTCACCTTTTGACAAGAGCAAGACTGACTTTTTCCTCATTGATGATAAGGAGACATTTTTCCCTCCCTCTACACGCAACAGGATA GTCTACTACATCCTGTCCCGATGTACCTACAACAAGGATGACAAACTCAATAAAGACAAGCGGGGCATTAAGCGTCTGCTGAACAATGGAACCTACACTTCTGCCTTCCCTCTGCATGAC tgCAGGTACTGGACCAGGTCTCGGGACTCTagctgtgagagtgagagatatagCCTGTATCGCTACTGGGCCCGGTTCCTCCGTTTCTACAAGGAGCAGCCACTCAATCTCATCCG GAGATATTATGGAGAGAAGATCGGTATCTATTTTGCTTGGCTGGGCTTCTACACGGAGATGCTCTTCTATGCTGCTGTGGTGGGATTAGCCTGCTTCATCTATGGAGCTGCCACGTACCATGACGCCGTCTGGAC TAAAGAGATCTGTGATGAAAACATAGGTGGAAACATTGTCATGTGTCCACTCTGTGATAAAAAATGTGGCTATTGGAAACTGAACAGTACCTGCAATTCCACTTGG CAATCACACCTCTTTGACAACACAGCAACAGTATTCTTTGCTATATTTATGGGTATATGGG TGACCCTGTTCCTGGAGTTCTGGAAAAGGCGGCAGGCCAGGCTGGAGTATGAGTGGGACCTCGTGGACTTTGAGGAGGAACAGCAGCGTCTGCAACTCCGGCCTGAGTACGAGACTAAATGCACCAGCAAACGCCTCAACCGTGTCACCCAG GAGATGGAGCCTTACTTACCTGTAACAAGTAAGCTTGCTCGCTCCTGCCTGTCCGGGGCCACCGTCTTGTTCTGG ATCTCTTTAATCATAGCGAGTATCATTGGAGTGATAGCCTACCGGCTGGCCGTGTTCGCTGCGCTGGCCAGCTTCATGAAGGACAGCCCCACCAACAAGCTGGAGGTGGTGGGCTCACTCATCACCCCACAGCTAGCCACCTCTGTCACGGCCTCTTGCATcaacttcatcatcatcatgatacTCAATTTCTTATATGAGCGTGTGGCCATTTGGATCACAGACATGG AAATCCCTAAAACTCACGTGGAATATGAGAACAAGCTGACTGTCAAGATGTTCCTCTTCCAGTTTGTTAACTACTATTCCTCCTGCTTCTATGTGGCCTTTTTTAAGGGGAAGTTTGTGGGCTACCCCggaaaatatgcatacatgTTCAATGAATGGAGTGGCCTGAGAAATGAAGAG TGTGACCCTGGTGGCTGTCTAATTGAGCTGACCACTCAGCTGGTGATAGTGATGGCTGGTAAACAAGTGTGGGGGAACATTCAGGAGGCCCTGGTTCC ttGGCTTCAGAACTGGTGGAAAAGCAGGAGTGCTCGCAGTCACCCTGAGAGTCTGTACAGCCGTTGGGAGCAGGACTATGATCTGCAGAACTTTAGCCAGTTTGGCCTTTTCTATGAGTATTTGGAAATGG tGATCCAGTTTGGGTTCATCACACTGTTTGTTGCCTCCTTTCCACTGGCTCCTCTTTTGGCTCTGATGAATAATATTCTGGAGGTGCGTGTGGATGCATGGAAGTTGACCACCCAGTTCCGCAGGCCTGTAGCTGCGAAAGCCCACAGCATTGGAGCCTGGGATGAGATCCTCAACATGATCGCCATATTTTCTGTAGTTACCAAT GCTTTCATTGTGGCATTTACCTCCGACATGATTCCTCGGTTGGTGTATCTTTACGCATATCACCCAGGCACTGAGCTCACTATGAAAGGCTATATCAACAATAGCCTGTCCATCTTCAACATCTCAGAGATCCCTTTTAAAAACTCCCCTGATCCCAGTGAAAACCCTCCTTGGTTCAGCAGCTCTGTTACCACATGCAG GTATCGTGATTACCGCTACCCTCCAGGCCATGAGCATGAGTACTCCCACACCATGCAGTTCTGGCACATCCTGGCAGCCAAAATGGCCTTCATTATCATCATGGAG CACGTGGTGTTTGTGGTGAAGTTCTTTGTGGCTTGGATAATCCCGGATGTGCCATCGGACGTGAAGGCTCGTGTGAAGCGGGAGCGTTACCTCATCCAGGAGTACCTGCACAACTATGAGGTGGAGAAGCTGAAACTGCAGCTGAGTCAGAGCGGAGACCAGTGCATCTGTCCAGAAATAGCCTCCACTGTGAAACATGAAGTGCTGTCAGAGTGCCTGACCTAG